The following are encoded together in the Pseudidiomarina andamanensis genome:
- the arsJ gene encoding organoarsenical effux MFS transporter ArsJ, translating into MLARLSPAIRQYMLVTGNYWAFTLTDGALRMLVVLHFHQLGYSALEVAMLFLFYEFFGVVTNLVGGYLGARWGLNRTMNIGLGLQIIALIMLLVPSHWLTVIWVMFAQALSGIAKDLNKMSAKSTIKLLVPEAAQGQLYKWVALLTGSKNTLKGIGFFLGGVLLTWIGFAGAVLVMACMLSVVWLSSLIFLKKDTGKAKFKPKFNELLSKSHPINILSAARFLLFGARDVWFVVALPVFLASQLNWDHWQVGSFLALWVIGYGVVQGFAPKLTTAKANNRTSHQAVMWGALLTLSPLLLAIALWQELPVAPTLISGLALFGLLFAINSSLHSYLIVSYSRADGVSLDVGFYYMANAAGRLLGTVLSGWVYQQNGLLACLIISGVLLALSTLVVQRLPERSEFMKTSDLS; encoded by the coding sequence ATGTTAGCTCGTTTATCGCCCGCTATTCGCCAATACATGTTGGTAACAGGCAACTATTGGGCGTTTACTCTCACTGATGGCGCGTTGCGAATGTTGGTGGTATTGCATTTCCACCAACTCGGCTATTCCGCGCTTGAAGTCGCCATGCTGTTCTTGTTTTACGAGTTTTTTGGTGTGGTGACGAATTTAGTTGGTGGGTATTTGGGAGCCCGATGGGGGCTCAACCGAACCATGAATATTGGTTTAGGGCTGCAAATTATTGCCTTAATCATGCTGTTAGTTCCCAGTCATTGGCTTACAGTGATTTGGGTTATGTTCGCTCAAGCGCTTTCAGGAATAGCGAAAGATTTGAACAAAATGAGCGCTAAAAGCACCATTAAGTTACTGGTGCCCGAAGCCGCTCAAGGTCAGTTGTACAAGTGGGTGGCATTATTAACTGGTTCGAAGAATACGCTAAAAGGAATTGGCTTTTTTCTAGGTGGTGTATTGCTCACCTGGATAGGTTTTGCTGGTGCCGTTTTAGTCATGGCGTGCATGCTATCGGTGGTTTGGCTGTCGAGTTTGATATTTCTTAAAAAGGACACGGGTAAAGCTAAATTCAAACCGAAATTTAACGAGCTTTTATCAAAAAGCCACCCGATCAATATCCTTTCTGCAGCGAGATTTTTGTTGTTCGGTGCTCGTGATGTATGGTTTGTGGTAGCTCTTCCGGTATTCCTCGCCAGCCAACTCAACTGGGATCATTGGCAAGTTGGAAGCTTTCTTGCTTTGTGGGTGATTGGGTACGGCGTGGTGCAAGGTTTTGCGCCAAAACTTACCACAGCTAAAGCGAATAACCGAACGTCGCATCAAGCGGTGATGTGGGGTGCGTTGTTGACACTTAGCCCATTATTATTGGCCATAGCGCTGTGGCAAGAATTGCCAGTTGCACCAACTTTAATTAGCGGTTTAGCGCTGTTTGGTCTTCTATTCGCCATCAACTCATCGTTACACAGTTATCTTATTGTCTCGTACTCGCGAGCCGACGGTGTGTCTCTTGATGTTGGTTTTTACTATATGGCGAATGCGGCTGGACGCTTGCTAGGAACAGTGTTGTCCGGATGGGTTTACCAACAAAATGGATTATTGGCGTGCTTGATTATTTCAGGGGTATTGCTGGCGCTTTCTACATTGGTCGTTCAGCGGTTGCCGGAGCGCTCGGAATTTATGAAAACAAGCGACCTGAGCTAA
- a CDS encoding ArsJ-associated glyceraldehyde-3-phosphate dehydrogenase gives MAIKVGINGLGRIGRLALRLIAQNPAFELVRVNDPGADAATFAHLINFDSVHGRWQQEASASDEALVIQEKSIPFTRFKTISENNWGDCAVVLEASGKMKTVAVLNDYLQQGVKRVVVSAPVKEPGALNIVMGVNDQLFDPYQHRIVTAASCTTNCIAPIVKVLQEKIGIKHGSITTIHDLTNTQSILDAPHKDLRRARACGMSLIPTSTGSATAIIEIFPELKGKIDGHAVRVPLANASLTDCVFEVEKPTTVEEVNGWMNAAAQGDLKNILGYEERPLVSIDYKTDPRSSIIDALSTKVINGTHVKLYAWYDNEWGYANRTVELMEKVGSC, from the coding sequence ATGGCGATTAAAGTAGGAATTAACGGTTTAGGTAGAATTGGTCGACTAGCATTGCGCTTAATTGCACAGAACCCTGCATTTGAACTAGTGCGGGTGAACGATCCCGGCGCTGATGCGGCTACATTCGCACATTTAATCAATTTCGATTCTGTACACGGGCGCTGGCAACAAGAAGCTTCGGCTTCTGATGAGGCGCTGGTGATTCAGGAAAAATCGATTCCTTTTACCCGCTTCAAAACAATTTCAGAGAACAACTGGGGCGATTGCGCTGTAGTACTCGAAGCATCGGGTAAAATGAAAACCGTTGCGGTTCTGAACGACTATTTACAGCAAGGCGTTAAACGGGTGGTGGTATCGGCGCCCGTAAAAGAGCCTGGCGCTTTAAATATTGTGATGGGCGTAAATGATCAACTGTTTGACCCATACCAGCACCGCATCGTTACGGCGGCTTCGTGCACAACCAACTGCATTGCACCGATCGTTAAGGTATTGCAAGAAAAGATCGGTATCAAGCATGGCTCAATCACCACCATTCATGATTTAACAAATACCCAGAGCATTCTTGATGCGCCGCATAAAGATTTGCGCCGTGCGCGCGCCTGTGGGATGAGCCTCATTCCTACCTCGACCGGTTCAGCGACAGCCATTATCGAAATATTTCCAGAGCTTAAGGGCAAAATTGATGGTCATGCGGTGCGCGTACCATTAGCTAATGCATCGTTAACCGATTGCGTATTTGAAGTTGAAAAGCCGACGACAGTGGAGGAAGTTAATGGTTGGATGAATGCGGCAGCTCAGGGCGACTTAAAAAACATTCTTGGATATGAAGAGCGCCCGTTAGTATCCATTGATTATAAAACCGATCCGCGCTCGAGCATTATTGATGCACTCTCAACCAAAGTGATTAATGGCACTCACGTGAAACTTTATGCTTGGTATGACAATGAGTGGGGCTATGCCAACCGTACTGTCGAGCTCATGGAGAAAGTTGGCTCATGTTAG
- a CDS encoding metalloregulator ArsR/SmtB family transcription factor, with protein MKVLFLCSANSARSIMAEAIMRHFAGSDVDVFSAGTQPSHVEPEALAALSVLNVNTEGLHSKAIKSLGDMQFDYVISLCDRARLECQTDFQGINFIAWDFSDPVSSMKTDSFLRTAKELSERIRMFLLVLRKRMQLPHLFNSPQDFFKIMADPLRLSMILMLARQDELCVCDFVEITGMSQPKVSRHLAQLREYGLLLDRRDHRWVHYRLNPALPDWMRQTIAVAAAHNPQLGNLSKNTTE; from the coding sequence ATGAAAGTTCTATTCCTATGTTCAGCCAACTCGGCTCGCTCGATTATGGCCGAAGCCATTATGCGGCATTTTGCGGGCTCTGATGTTGACGTGTTTAGTGCAGGCACTCAGCCCTCGCATGTTGAGCCAGAGGCATTGGCGGCACTATCAGTGTTGAACGTAAATACGGAAGGGCTGCACTCAAAGGCAATTAAAAGCCTTGGTGATATGCAGTTCGATTATGTTATTAGCTTGTGTGACCGCGCGCGACTTGAATGCCAGACAGACTTTCAGGGCATTAACTTTATCGCATGGGATTTTTCTGATCCGGTCTCCAGCATGAAAACTGACTCGTTCTTGCGCACGGCGAAAGAACTCAGCGAACGCATTCGAATGTTCTTACTAGTCCTACGCAAGCGAATGCAGCTACCACACCTCTTCAATAGCCCACAAGACTTCTTCAAGATAATGGCTGACCCGTTACGGTTGTCTATGATTCTAATGTTGGCGCGCCAAGATGAGTTATGCGTGTGTGATTTTGTTGAGATAACAGGTATGTCCCAGCCAAAAGTTTCACGTCATTTGGCCCAATTGCGCGAATACGGCTTGCTGCTGGATAGAAGGGATCATCGATGGGTACATTATCGATTGAATCCTGCGTTACCCGATTGGATGCGACAAACAATTGCAGTAGCAGCGGCGCATAATCCGCAGCTTGGAAATCTTTCAAAGAATACTACGGAGTAA
- the orn gene encoding oligoribonuclease, whose translation MTASAERLIWIDLEMTGLTPDYDHIIEIATIVTDYELNVLAEGPVIAVHQSQTNLDKMDEWNVRTHTQSGLVERVKASEFNEQQASDATIEFLQKWVTAGSSPMCGNSICQDRRFLAKHMPELETYFHYRNLDVSTLKQLAKYWAPEVANGLTKQGAHTALADIRESIEELKYYRVNLFK comes from the coding sequence ATGACAGCGAGCGCAGAACGTCTCATTTGGATCGACTTAGAAATGACCGGTTTAACACCAGATTACGATCACATTATTGAGATTGCGACTATAGTGACTGATTACGAACTAAACGTATTAGCGGAAGGTCCTGTTATTGCAGTACACCAATCGCAGACCAATTTAGATAAGATGGACGAGTGGAATGTGCGAACCCACACGCAATCAGGGCTAGTCGAGCGTGTTAAAGCGAGTGAATTTAACGAACAGCAAGCGAGTGATGCAACCATCGAGTTTTTACAAAAGTGGGTGACGGCCGGCAGTTCACCAATGTGCGGGAATAGTATCTGCCAAGATCGCCGCTTCCTAGCCAAGCATATGCCGGAGTTAGAAACTTACTTTCATTACCGTAACCTTGATGTGAGTACATTGAAACAACTCGCGAAATATTGGGCGCCTGAAGTCGCAAATGGCTTAACTAAGCAAGGCGCGCACACCGCTTTAGCAGATATTCGTGAATCGATTGAAGAATTGAAATATTATCGAGTGAATTTATTTAAATAA
- the rsgA gene encoding small ribosomal subunit biogenesis GTPase RsgA, producing the protein MAKQRRLNKGQLRRIKSNQEKRIQRAELEIEVEDAALDASESGIVVSRFGQQAIICTDTEAALRCHIRRAVDSLVCGDEVIWRRFKQRSEDVAGVIEAVQPRRSLLSRPDYYDGVKPVAANVDQILIVSSVLPAFSSQIIDRYLVACEDIGVTPVIVLNKADLLAELDSEQRQEITDALAVYRDIGYQVLEVSAKQPESLDALQQLLNEHVSIVVGQSGVGKSSLVNALLPEIDADVGAISDNSGLGQHTTTVATRYVVPTGGVLIDSPGIREFALWHLEPERVAWCYIDLRPYLGQCKFRDCKHQDDPGCALQEALEAGDLHPLRLYNFHRIIESMAIKKPSRATTRGKKT; encoded by the coding sequence ATGGCAAAACAACGACGTCTGAACAAAGGGCAACTACGCCGAATCAAGTCGAATCAAGAAAAGCGTATTCAACGAGCTGAATTAGAAATCGAAGTTGAAGACGCGGCTTTAGATGCCTCTGAGTCAGGTATTGTCGTAAGCCGTTTCGGCCAACAAGCGATTATCTGTACCGACACCGAAGCTGCGTTACGCTGTCATATTCGGCGTGCTGTTGATTCATTAGTATGCGGTGATGAAGTGATCTGGCGTCGTTTCAAACAGCGCTCAGAGGATGTTGCCGGTGTTATCGAAGCGGTGCAGCCACGGCGCTCATTACTCAGTCGCCCAGATTATTACGACGGCGTCAAGCCAGTTGCTGCTAACGTAGATCAAATTCTGATTGTTTCTAGCGTGTTACCGGCGTTCTCCAGTCAAATTATTGATCGATACTTGGTAGCATGTGAAGACATTGGCGTAACGCCTGTCATTGTTCTCAATAAAGCGGACCTTCTTGCTGAGCTTGATTCTGAGCAGCGCCAAGAAATAACCGATGCACTCGCGGTGTATCGTGATATCGGCTATCAGGTACTTGAAGTGAGTGCTAAGCAGCCAGAGTCATTGGACGCCTTGCAACAATTATTGAATGAGCATGTCTCCATTGTGGTGGGGCAATCCGGCGTTGGAAAATCATCGTTAGTGAATGCCCTCCTGCCGGAAATTGATGCCGATGTGGGCGCCATTTCGGATAATTCAGGGCTTGGCCAACACACAACAACCGTAGCAACGCGGTATGTTGTTCCAACTGGTGGCGTGTTGATTGACTCGCCCGGAATTCGGGAGTTTGCCCTTTGGCACTTAGAACCTGAGCGTGTTGCTTGGTGCTACATCGATTTACGACCATACTTAGGGCAATGTAAGTTTCGTGACTGCAAACATCAGGATGATCCAGGTTGTGCACTCCAAGAAGCACTCGAAGCAGGTGACCTGCACCCCCTGCGCCTGTACAATTTCCATAGAATTATTGAATCGATGGCAATTAAAAAGCCATCAAGAGCAACTACTCGAGGTAAAAAAACGTGA
- the asd gene encoding archaetidylserine decarboxylase (Phosphatidylserine decarboxylase is synthesized as a single chain precursor. Generation of the pyruvoyl active site from a Ser is coupled to cleavage of a Gly-Ser bond between the larger (beta) and smaller (alpha chains). It is an integral membrane protein.) gives MNLDRVKIQLQHWLPKHAVSRLVGKFAAAQAGWFTQAFIRWFIRQYKIDMSEAIHEEPKAYKTFNDFFTRYLKPELRPLKATDDKQFAHPVDGAISQLGDIEEGRVFQAKGHDYSLTELLGGDPRDAHAFRDGDFATIYLAPKDYHRIHMPCDGVLRKMIYVPGDLYSVNPLTVANVPNLFARNERVVAIFEADFGQFAMVLVGATIVASIGTVWSETVTPPRGTDVHTWEYPASGEQAIRLKKGEEMGHFKLGSTVILVFPDDVIDFDDELKPGTVTRMGTVLGERDD, from the coding sequence GTGAATTTGGATCGCGTAAAAATTCAATTACAACACTGGTTACCTAAGCATGCCGTATCACGTCTAGTCGGTAAATTTGCAGCTGCACAAGCCGGCTGGTTTACGCAGGCATTCATACGCTGGTTTATTCGCCAGTATAAAATTGATATGAGTGAAGCTATTCACGAAGAGCCAAAGGCATACAAAACCTTCAATGACTTTTTCACGCGCTACTTAAAGCCGGAATTGCGCCCATTAAAGGCAACGGATGACAAACAATTTGCCCACCCAGTTGATGGTGCCATTAGCCAACTGGGTGATATTGAAGAGGGGCGGGTATTTCAAGCCAAAGGCCACGATTACAGTCTGACTGAATTACTTGGCGGCGACCCGCGAGATGCACACGCTTTTCGCGATGGTGACTTTGCGACAATCTACTTAGCACCAAAAGATTACCACCGTATCCACATGCCATGCGACGGTGTATTGCGCAAAATGATTTACGTGCCAGGTGACCTGTATTCAGTGAATCCGCTAACTGTAGCAAACGTACCAAATTTATTTGCACGTAATGAGCGCGTAGTTGCCATTTTTGAAGCCGACTTTGGTCAATTTGCAATGGTACTTGTTGGGGCTACTATTGTTGCCAGCATTGGTACGGTTTGGTCAGAAACCGTCACTCCACCGCGCGGTACTGACGTACATACGTGGGAATACCCAGCCTCAGGTGAACAAGCGATTCGCTTGAAAAAAGGCGAGGAAATGGGCCACTTCAAATTGGGGTCAACGGTTATTTTGGTGTTCCCGGATGATGTGATTGATTTTGATGACGAGCTCAAACCTGGCACCGTGACCCGCATGGGAACCGTATTAGGTGAGCGTGACGACTAG